The Coffea arabica cultivar ET-39 chromosome 9e, Coffea Arabica ET-39 HiFi, whole genome shotgun sequence genome has a window encoding:
- the LOC140014682 gene encoding uncharacterized protein, which produces MPRSSRTGELQYNPEIEKTARALRKATRERAEASSSSTGHNSVVDFVDSFSETEEINSTMANERTLRELAAPDLNQQPLCITYPTLEVAFELKSGLIHLLPSFHGLPGEDPHKHLKEFHVVCSTMKPQGVTEEQIKLRAFPFSLADKAKDWLYYLPSGSISTWTDMKKHFLEKFFPASRAASIRKDICGIRQFNGETLHEYWERFKQLCASCPHHQIPDQLLIQYFYEGLSQTDRRIIDAASGGSLVNKTPTEARNLISSMAANAQQFGDRQDNTTRRVNEVSNSSIEQRLDCLTSLVEKLAIGQMQQLKTCGICYGSSHPTDMCPTLQDDSTEQANAVGFPGPPQRRYDPYANTYNPGWRDHPNFNYVVSPPGFPQQSQYQPRPQLSQQQPAPKSGMSLEDIVKSLATNTQQFQQETKTSIHNLENQMSQLASTVNRLESQLSGKLPSQTIVNPKQNASAITLRSGKELPEPSKKISEQAIEEELEKEGNVSQPRALEQPDFGEKSTQVVTPPPPFPSRLAKSKKQEQEQEILDTFRKVEVNIPLLDAIKQIPRYAKFLKELCTGKKKLKGNEKVHMGENVSAVLQKKLPPKCKDPDGRNNSTG; this is translated from the exons ATGCCTAgatcttctcgtacaggtgaaCTGCAATATAATCCTGAGATAGAGAAGACTGCTCGTGCATTGAGAAAAGCAACAAGAGAACGAGCAGAGGCATCCTCCTCATCTACTGGACATAATtcagtagtagattttgtggatTCATTTAGTGAGACGGAAGAGATAAATAGCACCATGGCTAATGAACGGACATTGAGAGAATTGGCTGCACCAGATTTAAATCAACAGCCCCTATGCATTACTTATCCTACATTAGAGGTTGCATTTGAGTTAAAATCTGGACTAATCCATTTACTTCCTTCTTTTCATGGCTTACCAGGTGAAGATCCCCACAAGCATCTCAAAGAATTCCATGTGGTTTGCTCGACAATGAAACCCCAGGGAGTCACAGAGGAGCAAATTAAATTAAGAGCCTTTCCATTTTCCTTAGCCGATAAAGCTAAGGATTGGCTCTATTATCTGCCCTCTGGGTCAATATCCACATGGACAGACATGAAGAAGCATTTTCTAGAAAAATTCTTTCCTGCATCCCGAGCTGCAAGCATTAGGAAAGACATCTGTGGAATTCGACAATTCAATGGAGAGACTCTACATGAATATTGGGAAAGATTCAAGCAACTATGTGCTAGTTGTCCTCATCATCAAATTCCTGACCAACTCCTCATCCAGTATTTTTATGAGGGTCTGTCCCAAACTGACAGAAGAATTATTGATGCTGCCAGTGGGGGCTCCTTAGTGAATAAAACACCCACGGAGGCAAGAAATTTGATATCGAGTATGGCTGCAAATGCTCAACAATTTGGAGACAGGCAGGATAACACGACTCGTAGAGTCAATGAGGTAAGTAATTCTTCAATAGAGCAAAGATTAGATTGTCTAACTTCTTTGGTTGAAAAGTTAGCTATAGGACAAATGCAGCAATTGAAAACATGTGGAATCTGCTATGGTTCGAGTCATCCAACAGATATGTGCCCCACACTCCAAGATGATTCGACTGAGCAGGCTAATGCAGTTGGATTTCCAGGACCACCTCAGAGACGGTATGATCCCTATGCAAATACCTATAATCCAGGATGGAGGGATCATcctaattttaattatgtaGTAAGTCCACCAGGATTTCCACAACAGTCACAATATCAACCTAGACCTCAACTTTCACAGCAACAACCTGCTCCTAAATCAGGTATGTCACTTGAGGATATTGTGAAATCTTTGGCTACTAACACTCAACAATTTCAACAGGAGACGAAAACTAGCATTCATAATTTGGAGAATCAAATGAGCCAGTTAGCTTCCACAGTCAATAGATTGGAGTCCCAATTATCTGGAAAGCTACCTTCGCAGACAATTGTCAACCCCAAGCAAAATGCTAGTGCCATCACATTAAGAAGTGGCAAAGAGTTGCCTGAGCCgagcaagaaaatttctgaacaAGCAATCGAGGAAGAGCTCGAAAAAGAGGGGAATGTGTCTCAACCTAGAGCCTTGGAACAAccagattttggagaaaaatcaaCACAAGTGGTTACACCTCCGCCTCCATTTCCTAGTCGACTGGCAAAGTCCAAAAAGCAAGAGCAAGAACAGGAGATTTTGGACACTTTTCGAAAAGTTGAGGTAAATATCCCTCTTTTAGATGCAATTAAGCAAATTCCTAGATATGCTAAATTTTTGAAGGAGTTATGCACTGGTAAGAAAAAGTTGAAAGGAAACGAGAAAGTGCATATGGGAGAAAATGTTTCGGCAGTTTTGCAGAAAAAATTGCCTCCTAAATGCAAGgacccag ACGGGCGTAATAATTCAACTGGCTGA